In Aureibaculum algae, the following are encoded in one genomic region:
- a CDS encoding DUF7822 domain-containing protein: MANRSYLYSLNYNQCKLEKAIKKTISGVSESEYYIPLAYKILISQETQMCNSIIWDNKQKIALTGNLEKGKSKLFDFLETLKSKRLFDEKLLNEKIENTRVSLSKTEKYGLLEPGEIFDLENENIYDQNTRLYSNLKNIDIEIKSFYKAVLEIEEKLTSQKNYLKDLKDNNDFVGRILVKLFSKKKVPVKDNIRKLENNIAYYQQEKWNLLGIDQWKDHLYYNF, encoded by the coding sequence ATGGCAAATAGAAGTTATTTATACTCCCTTAATTACAACCAATGTAAACTAGAAAAAGCAATTAAAAAGACCATTTCTGGAGTGTCAGAAAGCGAGTATTATATTCCATTAGCTTATAAAATACTGATCAGTCAAGAAACTCAAATGTGCAATTCCATTATATGGGATAACAAACAAAAAATAGCCTTAACAGGTAATTTAGAAAAAGGAAAAAGTAAATTATTTGATTTTTTAGAAACACTAAAATCTAAAAGACTATTTGATGAAAAATTACTTAATGAAAAAATTGAAAACACTAGAGTTTCACTTTCTAAGACCGAAAAATATGGACTTTTAGAACCTGGGGAAATTTTTGATTTGGAAAATGAAAATATCTACGACCAAAATACAAGACTCTATAGTAATTTAAAAAATATAGATATTGAGATTAAATCGTTCTATAAAGCTGTTTTAGAAATTGAAGAAAAGCTGACCAGCCAAAAAAATTATTTAAAAGATCTAAAAGATAATAATGACTTTGTGGGTAGAATACTCGTTAAACTATTTTCAAAAAAGAAAGTACCTGTCAAAGACAATATCCGTAAGCTTGAAAATAACATCGCATATTACCAACAAGAAAAATGGAATTTATTAGGCATTGATCAATGGAAAGATCATTTATATTATAATTTTTAA